The genome window GGTTCATCGACCATGACATAAACAATCTTGCGCGACTGCCCGGACGGTGCGTCAACATAGCCGACAAACGAGGCCCAGTAGTCCTTGCGCGAATATTTTTTTTCGCCGAAATCAAATTTCTGTGCGGTCCCGGTTTTCCCGGCCACGCGCAATCCGGAAATTCTGGCCTGTGGGGCGGTACCATCATCTTCCACTACCAGCCCTAAAGCCTGATCAATCTGAGCGGCGACCTGCGGACTACAGGCGCGTCTGACCCGGGGCTTTGAAGCGTGCTCATAAACCGTCCAGCCCGCTCCATTCACGATCCTGGAAACCAGGTACGGTGTCACCCGATAACCTCCGTTTGCCAATGCGGCATAGGCGGCCGTCAGTTGCACCGAGGTCAAGGCCAGCCCCTGACCAAAAGCCAGATTGCAGAGATCAATAGGCTGCCACTGCAGCCAGGGACGCAACTGACCCGCGGGCTCACCCGGAAAATCAATCCCGCTCTTGTCGCCAATACCAAACCCCCGCAGAACTTTATAAAAACGCTCGGCGCCAACGGCGCTGACCACCTTCGAACAGCCGATATTACTTGAATATTTCAGAACCTCGTCCAGACGTAAAAGACCATGTTCATGGGTATCGTGAATCGTACGACCCCCAACCTGGAAACTACCATCTTCACAATCAATGCGGTCAGCCAGGGAGAACTCCCCGGATTCAAGAGCGGCCACCAGAGTGAAAACCTTAAAAGTGGATCCGGGTTCGAGAAGATCGGTCACCGCCCGGTTGCGCCACAGAGCCGGATTGTGTTTCTGTTTACTGTTGGGATTGAAACGCGGATATTGAGCCATCGCCAGAATCGCGCCATCCCCAGCATCCATGACCAGAGCGACGCCCCCTTTGCCCCGACTTGCCAAAACCGCGCTTTCGAGCTCCTGTTCGGCCCAGACCTGCAGGTGGCGGTTCAGCGTCAAATAAACCGTTTTACCCTTATAGTAATCCAGTTCCGGGTATTTCGAACTTTCCACAACCTGACGCCGGGCATCATGCTCCAGCGAAAGAAACAGTTGCTGGCCGCGCAGATATTTCTCGTAGTGGCGCTCCAGGCCCTCCAGGCCACGACAGTCAATATCGGTAAAGCCCACGATCTGGCCGGCCAACTCCCGATTAGGGTAAACCCGCTGATTTTCCTTGAGCAGGGCCAGGCCCGAATTTTTTTCACACCAGGGCTGCAGGGCTTCCACCTGCAGCGGACTCAGTCTCCTCCTGAGCCAGACAAAACCGCCGCCACCGCCCAGGCGCCGTTCCAGGTCTTCGACCGGCAGCTCAAGCAGCGGAGCCAGCTGCCGGGCCAGTTGTCCTTGATTCTTGATCATTCGCGGCTCGGCATAAAGCGAATGGCCTTTGACATTGATCGCCATGGCCCCGCCATCGGCCGATCTGATATCGCCTCTCTCACACTGGACAAGCAAATTTGAGCTGCTCTGCTGCTGCTGTCGGGCCAGATAGTAGTCATGTTTTACCACCTGCAGATAATAGGCCCGAGCCACCACGGCAACCAAACTAAAAACGACGACGCCGGCTACGAGGTTAATGCGCAGCTGCAGACGACGCCGTTCTTTTCTGGGTCCACTGGTCTTGCGTTTCATGGTAGTATAATCTTTTGCCCGGATTTTGGTTCCTTTAAACCCAGCAGTTTACCCAAGAGCACCAGATTCTGAGGCCTCTGCAAGGTTGCCAGCTCAGCCTGCAATTTATCCCGCTCTTCGATCAGCTGTTTTTCTTCCCGTCTTAAATCATTCAGTTTATAGCTCCTGGTAACAATCTTATTGTTCAACCATGAGCAGTAAAAAATCAAGCCGACCAGCAGAAACAGAAGAAGACCGTTAATCCGGCTCCAAGACGAAGTCTGAAGCCCGGACACCATCAGCGCTCACCTCTAAACAACTTCTAGGGCCCGCAAACAGGCACTGCGACTGCGGGGATTACGTTCGACTTCAGCCTCTCCGGGACGAACCCCGCTTTTGGTCAAGATAACCGCTCGGACCTTTCCGCCACAGACACAAACCGGAATTTTAGGAGGACAGACACAGCCCCGAGAAACCCTTTGCGAAAAGGCTTTCACCAACCGGTCTTCAAGAGAATGATAGGCGATAACCACCATCCTGCCGCCGGGCGCCAGCCTTTCCAATCCACTTTCCAACACCCGCTCTAAAGCTCCGAGTTCGTCATTGACATAAATACGCAAGGCCTGAAACACCCTGGTCGCGGGGTGACGCCGGGATTTTTTATAGGCCGGCACCATTTCTTCAATCAAAGACGCCAGATCGCGGGTTGTCCGCAAAGGCCGGTTTTCCCGGACCGCAACGATCTTTCGAGCAATTGCCGCGGCATAAGGTTCTTCACCGAAATCACGAAAAATTCCGGTCAGGCTCCGACAGTCTGCTTGATTGACAATCTCAGCCGCCGGCACGCCACCATGCGGATCCATACGCATATCCAGCGGACCCTCAGACTGAAAACTGAATCCCCGGCCCGCCTCTTCCAGCTGAAAACTGGAAAGCCCGATATCCAGCAACAAGCCGTCAATCAGTCCACAGCCTGATTTGTCCAGCAGGTGTCCCAAATCAGCAAAATTTCCCGGAAGAAGCTGGAAGCGGTCAGGATATTCCCGACGCAGGGCGGCGCCTCTGACCACGGCCGCCGGATCACGGTCAAAAGCAAGCACTCGTACTGCGGAAGAACTTTTCTGCAGAAGAACCCGGCTATGGCCACCGCCGCCGAAAGTGGCGTCAACGATCAAAGCCCGCCCACGGAGAAGCAGCGGACCCGACAGCAACAACGCCACGCTTTCAGCCAGCAGAACCGGAACATGTTCCATCAATCCGCCTTCCCCAGCTGCCATTGCTTCCGGTCGCCGGAAACCTTCAAGCCGCCCCAGGTCGCAGTCCGGTTCAGATGGCCAGCCCGATCTCTTTGAAAAGCTTAGTAACCTTCTCGGTTGACTCTGACGAAACCGCCGCCTGAGTTTCCAGATTCCAGCGTTCCTGACTCCAGAGTTCCAAACGGTTGATCTGGCCGGCAATCACCACATTATTGACCTCGCGGTCAAGACCGGCCCAGCTGCGCAAGGAAGGCGGCAGCAGGATACGCCCCTGCTTGTCAAGAGAACATTCCACCGCACCGGATATATACAAACGCCGAAAACGTTTAATTTCAAGGCTGGTCGGCAGGGCATTGATTTTTTCTTCGACCTTGACCCACTCCGCCAGCGGAAAGCAGTCGAGACAACCATCAATCGACGTAGTGATCACCAACTCAGAGTTGTAATCATGGACGATAATTTCCCTGAATTTGGCGGGGATATTAAGCCTGCCTTTGGGATCAAGGGAATATTCATATCGACCACGAAAAGCCATTCCGAGCCTTTTTATGCAACCCACGAGATAAAATAACCCACAATTTACCACTTTTACCCACCTTGTTACAGTTACCGACCACCTTTTGTCAAGAATAAAAAAAAGTTTTTTTTAATTTATTTAACCCACCTTGACTCGAAGCTCACCGATGATACGAAAAGGCGCGAAACCGAACCCCTTCTCGATTTCACGCCTCTGGAAACTTCGCCGCCAAAGCCTCGCCGCAGCTGAAGACTGTGCAAAGAATCGCGCTGTTCTGACCACGGCGAAAATGATTTCTTACCCTCACATTATTGATAAAGACTCATCTGCCTCCCGACCCCAAACATCTGCCCAAAATCGCTGGGACCGCCTGCTCCACCCGGAGAATTCGCGTCCCCAGCCCCCCCAGCTGCAGTCCAGCCCGGGCCAGCAGTTCCACCTCAAAAGGGATAAAGCCACCCTCGGGACCAACGGCCAGCAAAGCGAGTTCCTTCAGACCCAGAATCGGAATCGAATCGGAATCGGGATGCAGCAACCAGGCCTTGCGACCGGCGACCAGGTCGGGGACCTCATCCTCGACAAAAGGACGAAAACGGGGCCTGAAAAAGACTTCCGGCAACTGCGTATCCCCGGCCTGCTCCAGCGCCTCGAATAAAATCTGCCGCAACGATTCCGGTTGCAGCAGAGAGGTCTGCCAGTAACCTTTCTCCACCCGCCACGTATTAAAAAGAAACACTCGCTTAACCCCCATAGTCACGGCCGCCGCCAGCACTCTTTTGAAAACCTTGGGCCGGGGCAGGGCCAGAAGCAGGGTTATCGGTAAGGGCGGCGGCGGAGACGAGACCAAAGCAACCTCCATTTCAACCTGATCGCGGCCACAGGCCAAAATCAATCCCCGTCCCAAATTGCCGTTCACCAGACCAACCCGCAGAGAAAAACCCGGATCCGCCCGCAACACTTTTCGAATATGCCGGGCCCGCCGGTCGCGCAAAAGCACCCTGTGCGGCGCCACAAAATCTTCAGCCTGCAACAGTATCAGATTCACAAAGTCCTCCGAAAAATCCTATAACTTACGGAAAGCAGTTGACATCAGACCGCAAAAAAGTAAATAACCATGGAACCTTCACAAGAAGCCTCCGCTGACGCCGCAGGTCGAAGTCGAAGCGGCGAGACGACCCTCTCATTCCCACACCGTGCTGCCGGAACCTTACAACCGGAGACCGTGATTTTAAACAATGTCTCGACTTTTCCCCGCCTTTCTTTTTTTATCCATCATATTGCAGGCCGCGACCGCTCCGGCTATCAGTTCAATCAGGGAAATGGTTATCGGCCCCGGCAAGTCCGGATCCGAACCAGCCACAGTTTATCCTCTGAGCTTGCCGTCCGCTCCGCGACCGACCAAGACTGAAACCTGGAAAATCGGAGTCTACCTGCCGGTCGCCGGCGCTTATCGGGAAATCGGTCAACGCCTTCGACGTGGACTCAGGCTCGCTTTAAAATCCGAGGCTGAAATCCAACCCGAAATGTGGCGGCTGCTGATCGTCGACTCCACTGCCGTCGAGCCCGCCCGGGCTCTGGTTCTGTTCAGAAAAAATCAGGTGGTGCTGGTCCTCGGCCCCCTGCAAAGCCGCCTGGCCGACGCCAGCGTCAACCAGGCCATCGCCTTGAATCTGCCCATCATGCTCTGGGCCCCGCGGCCCGAACTCTGCGCCCGAAACCGTCTGATCTTTCAGCATTTCTTAAGCGCCGCCAACCAGGGCCGGGCTCTGGCGGAATTACTCAGGCAGGGAGAAGAAAAAAAAATCGCCCTGCTCTATCCTGAAAATGACTTCGGTCGGGATTTTCGCGCCAGCCTGATCGCAAACCTCGGGCCAGAGCAGACCCACAGCCTGGTCAGGGAAAGTTTTTACGACCCGCATAGTGTTGACTTCAGTTCCGCGATCAAACTTCTGCAGACCCTCGAGTCCCAATCGGCCTTTCCTCAATCATTTTTCAACCATACTGTCCAGCTCCGGCCCGACTATCCTTTTTCCGCCCTGGTTATCGCCGATTTTTACCCGCGCCTGCGCCTTCTGGCCCCGCAACTCCGCTTCTTCGGTCTTGAGCAATGCCGGATTTATGGCATCATCGGCGGCCATCCCCCACGCCGCGCCGGAGAAAATGGAAAGGCTCTCGAAGGCACGGTTTTTCTCGACTTCTGCGGCAATCTGACCCCGGCTCCGCCAAGATCCCAGAATTACCGCGACCTTTATCAGACACACTATGGAGAAACCGCCTCCATCTATGACCTGTATGCTTACGACAGCATCCTCATTCTGCAACAGGCGCGACAAAACTTGAACCAGGGCAAGGCTTGCGACCTGCCCCAAGCCTTGCTCAGCCTGCCGGTCATGGAGCTGGCAGGCGGGCAAACCCAGATTAGCGCCGACGGAGAATTCAGCAAAAAATTATGCCCGGCCGTTTTCCAGTTCAGCAAGCCGCCGCCAAAAAACAGAATTGACTTTTTAGGAGCACCGCAAGATTGACAAAATCAGCTCCTCCCTATAGATTCGCAGTGGCCCTGCTGCTCTTTTTGGCGGCAGGACTCTACTTCGACGGCAACTTTTTGCATCGGGACTGGCGCGAAGCCCGCCGTGAGTCCGCCGGCATCGCCCCTGATCCGCAAGCCGTACCCGAAGCCATACTCCAGGTCTACGGCGCCCGGGCCTGGGGCTGGCGCGGCTGGTTCGCAATTCATACCTGGGTTGCGGCCAAGCCCAGCCACGCCGATCATTACACGGTCTACGATGTCGTCGGCTGGCGTAAACGCCATGGCCAAGCGCCCCTGCGCATCGCTCCCGATATCCCGGACCGCTACTGGTTCGACGCCAGACCAATAATCAATAATCCTGAAAGAATACCGAGACAAGGATACCGACAGATTGATTCAGGAGGTTGCTCAGGCGGCCCGCAACTATCCGTGGAAAGACAGCTACCACCTCTTTCCAGGACCCAACAGCAACACCTTTACGGCCTGGATCGCCCTCGAGGTACCGGAACTCAAACTTAGGCTCCCTTTTTCCGCGCTGGGTAAAAGCTTTGCCCAGTTTAAGCATCAGAGAAAAACAACTGCAACTAAAAACCGGAGACCCCCATGCCAGACGCAATCGTCGCAGTCGATATCGAAAAACTAGTCGCAAAGCTGCGACATTATAATCATGCCTACCGCCAGGGAACCCCCCTGATCAGTGACAGCGAATATGATGAGCTGGTCGAACAGCTGCGCCATCTGAACCCGGGCCATCCATTTCTGCACCAGGTCGAACCGGAACAGTTCAGCGGGCGCCGCGAAATCCATCACCCGCAACCGATGCTTTCCACCGAAAAAGCCTACACGAACGCAGCCCTGGCTCGTTTTGTCGAAAGAGCCGAAAAAATTGCCACCGACAACGGTCTGGCCACCCCGGAATTTTTAGTCACCCCCAAACTGGACGGCCTCGCCGCCCGCGATGACGGCCAGATTTTCACAACCCGAGGTAACGGTGAAACCGGCTATGAAATCAGTTCCGCCCTGCTTAAGGGGGTAATTCCTATCGGCGGCCGCGGACAAGGTCTGGGAGAGATCGTGATCAGCAACACTTATTTTTCCGAGTTTCTGGCCGCCCATTTTGAACATCCCCGCAATTTGGTTGTTGGCATTATCAACTCGGACAGCTTGAATCCTTACGCCGAACAGGCCCTGGCCGCCGGAGCCGTGCGCTTCGTCCCTTACCGGCAACTACCATCCTGGCGCGGTTCAGGGAAAAAGCTGCTGGCCGAAATTGAAACTCTGAAAAATGACCTCGAAGAACAAACCGATTATCCGATGGACGGTTTGGTCGCGGAAGTCGTCGATCCCGCCCTGAAAACCATTTTGGGCTTTACCGACCATCATTACCGCTGGCAGATCGCCATCAAGAGCAAAGGAGAAATCGCCAGAACCAGAGTGCAGAAGATTACCTGGCAGGTCGGGCGGACCGGCGCCGTCACGCCGGTCCTTGAGGTTGAGCCGACCAACCTTTCCGGGGCCACCATCAGACGGGTCACGGCTCACAATGCCGGCCTAGTCAAGGAAAAACAGCTCGGACCCGGAGCTAGAATTGAAATCATCCGTAGCGGCGAGGTCATACCAAAACTTGAAAGAGTAATCGAAAGCTCCCGCGAAGTCATCCTGCCCGAAAGATGTCCGAGTTGCGGCGCCTTTCTCCTCTGGCGGAATGACTTTCTTAAATGCCCAAATTCCAGCTGTCCGGCTCAGCTTGAACAACGCTTGCTGCACTGGTTCAAGACCCTGGGAACGGCCGACTGGTTCGGCATCAAAACCGTGCGCCGGCTCGTAGCCGGAAACTTTGACAGTTTGGCCCGCATTTACGCCATGAAACCTGATGATTTCAGCCGTCTGGGCTTTGGTCCGCAACAGACTACCAACCTCCTGACGGGACTCAGCATCAGTCGCGAAAAAGCGGTTGCCGACTGGCGCTTTCTGGCCGCTTTCGGCATTCCCTCCCTGGGGCGCGGCGACAGCCGCCGGCTGCTCAGCCACATTCCCCTGCAGGAGTTACTGGCCGACATCGACCCAGCCAGGATTGCCGCCATCTCCGGTTTTGCCGATCTGACCGCGCAGGCCATTGCCGCCGGTCTCAGACAACAGCGTGCCGAAATCAGACAGATGCTGAATCTCGGCTTCAATCTGAGCCTCACATCCCAACGCAGCGAAAAGACCACCCCACAGACTGCGATATCAGGAAAACACATTGTGTTTACAGGAAAAATGCAAAAAGGAAGTCGCGAAGAGATGGAGACCGAAGCTCAAAAAAGGGGCGCGCTGGTCCAGAAAAGCGTCAGCCGTAAAACCGACTATCTGATCTGCGGAGAGAAGGTCGGGGCCGCAAAATTGACGACCGCCCAAAGCCTGGGCGTCAAGGTTATGAGTGAAGCCGAATATCGGGAAATGATGGACCCGGAGCTTAAAAACAGCGC of Pseudomonadota bacterium contains these proteins:
- a CDS encoding PASTA domain-containing protein; protein product: MKRKTSGPRKERRRLQLRINLVAGVVVFSLVAVVARAYYLQVVKHDYYLARQQQQSSSNLLVQCERGDIRSADGGAMAINVKGHSLYAEPRMIKNQGQLARQLAPLLELPVEDLERRLGGGGGFVWLRRRLSPLQVEALQPWCEKNSGLALLKENQRVYPNRELAGQIVGFTDIDCRGLEGLERHYEKYLRGQQLFLSLEHDARRQVVESSKYPELDYYKGKTVYLTLNRHLQVWAEQELESAVLASRGKGGVALVMDAGDGAILAMAQYPRFNPNSKQKHNPALWRNRAVTDLLEPGSTFKVFTLVAALESGEFSLADRIDCEDGSFQVGGRTIHDTHEHGLLRLDEVLKYSSNIGCSKVVSAVGAERFYKVLRGFGIGDKSGIDFPGEPAGQLRPWLQWQPIDLCNLAFGQGLALTSVQLTAAYAALANGGYRVTPYLVSRIVNGAGWTVYEHASKPRVRRACSPQVAAQIDQALGLVVEDDGTAPQARISGLRVAGKTGTAQKFDFGEKKYSRKDYWASFVGYVDAPSGQSRKIVYVMVDEPRISIYGGMVAAPAFRRLNQRLASYFNYYAENGETELALSLLASEGGRSDLVPGSAEENSVGPEDSFTPQIMPDFTGRTIREALARVGAYRGRVRIFGEGRIIAQEPVPGTRLEPGQNLNFSLRRES
- the rsmH gene encoding 16S rRNA (cytosine(1402)-N(4))-methyltransferase RsmH translates to MAAGEGGLMEHVPVLLAESVALLLSGPLLLRGRALIVDATFGGGGHSRVLLQKSSSAVRVLAFDRDPAAVVRGAALRREYPDRFQLLPGNFADLGHLLDKSGCGLIDGLLLDIGLSSFQLEEAGRGFSFQSEGPLDMRMDPHGGVPAAEIVNQADCRSLTGIFRDFGEEPYAAAIARKIVAVRENRPLRTTRDLASLIEEMVPAYKKSRRHPATRVFQALRIYVNDELGALERVLESGLERLAPGGRMVVIAYHSLEDRLVKAFSQRVSRGCVCPPKIPVCVCGGKVRAVILTKSGVRPGEAEVERNPRSRSACLRALEVV
- the mraZ gene encoding division/cell wall cluster transcriptional repressor MraZ, coding for MVNCGLFYLVGCIKRLGMAFRGRYEYSLDPKGRLNIPAKFREIIVHDYNSELVITTSIDGCLDCFPLAEWVKVEEKINALPTSLEIKRFRRLYISGAVECSLDKQGRILLPPSLRSWAGLDREVNNVVIAGQINRLELWSQERWNLETQAAVSSESTEKVTKLFKEIGLAI
- a CDS encoding 16S rRNA (uracil(1498)-N(3))-methyltransferase, translated to MNLILLQAEDFVAPHRVLLRDRRARHIRKVLRADPGFSLRVGLVNGNLGRGLILACGRDQVEMEVALVSSPPPPLPITLLLALPRPKVFKRVLAAAVTMGVKRVFLFNTWRVEKGYWQTSLLQPESLRQILFEALEQAGDTQLPEVFFRPRFRPFVEDEVPDLVAGRKAWLLHPDSDSIPILGLKELALLAVGPEGGFIPFEVELLARAGLQLGGLGTRILRVEQAVPAILGRCLGSGGR
- a CDS encoding amino acid ABC transporter substrate-binding protein — translated: MSRLFPAFLFLSIILQAATAPAISSIREMVIGPGKSGSEPATVYPLSLPSAPRPTKTETWKIGVYLPVAGAYREIGQRLRRGLRLALKSEAEIQPEMWRLLIVDSTAVEPARALVLFRKNQVVLVLGPLQSRLADASVNQAIALNLPIMLWAPRPELCARNRLIFQHFLSAANQGRALAELLRQGEEKKIALLYPENDFGRDFRASLIANLGPEQTHSLVRESFYDPHSVDFSSAIKLLQTLESQSAFPQSFFNHTVQLRPDYPFSALVIADFYPRLRLLAPQLRFFGLEQCRIYGIIGGHPPRRAGENGKALEGTVFLDFCGNLTPAPPRSQNYRDLYQTHYGETASIYDLYAYDSILILQQARQNLNQGKACDLPQALLSLPVMELAGGQTQISADGEFSKKLCPAVFQFSKPPPKNRIDFLGAPQD
- a CDS encoding DNA ligase produces the protein MPDAIVAVDIEKLVAKLRHYNHAYRQGTPLISDSEYDELVEQLRHLNPGHPFLHQVEPEQFSGRREIHHPQPMLSTEKAYTNAALARFVERAEKIATDNGLATPEFLVTPKLDGLAARDDGQIFTTRGNGETGYEISSALLKGVIPIGGRGQGLGEIVISNTYFSEFLAAHFEHPRNLVVGIINSDSLNPYAEQALAAGAVRFVPYRQLPSWRGSGKKLLAEIETLKNDLEEQTDYPMDGLVAEVVDPALKTILGFTDHHYRWQIAIKSKGEIARTRVQKITWQVGRTGAVTPVLEVEPTNLSGATIRRVTAHNAGLVKEKQLGPGARIEIIRSGEVIPKLERVIESSREVILPERCPSCGAFLLWRNDFLKCPNSSCPAQLEQRLLHWFKTLGTADWFGIKTVRRLVAGNFDSLARIYAMKPDDFSRLGFGPQQTTNLLTGLSISREKAVADWRFLAAFGIPSLGRGDSRRLLSHIPLQELLADIDPARIAAISGFADLTAQAIAAGLRQQRAEIRQMLNLGFNLSLTSQRSEKTTPQTAISGKHIVFTGKMQKGSREEMETEAQKRGALVQKSVSRKTDYLICGEKVGAAKLTTAQSLGVKVMSEAEYREMMDPELKNSAAAHTKPSETLSAEPNSVPQLMQKPGGLFN